A region from the Fusarium musae strain F31 chromosome 1, whole genome shotgun sequence genome encodes:
- the ALTA7 gene encoding Minor allergen Alt a 7 (EggNog:ENOG41~CAZy:AA6) has product MAPKIAIVYYSMYGHIKQLAEAEKAGIEKAGGSADLFQVPETLPEDVLAKMHAPPKPTDVPTLDDPSVLEGYDAFLLGIPTRYGNFPAQWKAFWDKTGKQWASGGFWGKMAGIFVSTASQGGGQETTAQNAISTLTHHGIIYVPFGYAKAFGVLTDLSEVRGGSAWGAGTFAGGDGSRQPSAKELELAQIQGENFYQTVANQAKAAPEVASNTNKPAEAEKGTTAPKQENKGPQELKEVKEGPCGLPAKCVVQ; this is encoded by the exons atggctcCCAAGATCGCCATCGTCTAC TACTCCATGTACGGCCACATCAAGCAGCTGGCCGAAGCTGAGAAGGCCGGtattgagaaggctggcGGCTCTGCCGACCTCTTCCAGGTCCCCGAGACCCTCCCCGAGGATGTCCTCGCCAAGATGCATGCTCCTCCCAAGCCCACCGATGTCCCTACCCTCGACGACCCTTCCGTCCTTGAGGGCTACGATGCCTTCCTCCTTGGTATCCCCACCCGTTACGGAAACTTCCCCGCCCAGTGGAAGGCCTTCTGGGACAAGACTGGCAAGCAGTGGGCTTCCGGTGGTTTCTGGGGCAAGATGGCTGGTATCTTCGTCTCTACCGCCTCTCAGGGTGGTGGTCAGGAGACTACTGCTCAGAACGCTATCTCGACCCTCACTCACCACGGCATCATCTATGTCCCCTTCGGTTACGCCAAGGCTTTCGGTGTCCTGACTGATCTCTCCGAGGTTCGCGGTGGCAGTGCCTGGGGCGCCGGTACCTTCGCTGGTGGTGACGGTTCTCGCCAGCCCTCTGCCAAGGAGCTCGAGCTTGCTCAGATCCAGGGAGAGAACTTCTACCAGACTGTTGCCAA ccaagccaaggctgCGCCTGAGGTGGCATCGAACACCAACAAGCCTGCCGAGGCTGAAAAGGGTACCACTGCTCCCAAACAGGAGAACAAGGGACCTCAAGAGCTTaaggaggtcaaggaggGACCTTGTGGACTGCCAGCCAAGTGCGTAGTCCAATAG